In Carya illinoinensis cultivar Pawnee chromosome 9, C.illinoinensisPawnee_v1, whole genome shotgun sequence, the following are encoded in one genomic region:
- the LOC122276526 gene encoding casparian strip membrane protein 1 yields MRTGDSTTVDVPESSAVPKGKATVVTVAKQKGGWKRGVAIFDFILRLGAIVAALAAASTMGTSGETLPFFTQFFQFQANYNDLPTFQFFVIAMAIVAGYLVLSLPFSIVSIVRPHAIGPRLLLLILDTVALTLNTSAAAAAAAIVYLAHNGNSNTNWLAICQQFGGFCQKVSGAVVASFVSVVVFIFLILLSALAIRRV; encoded by the exons atgagGACTGGTGATTCAACCACAGTTGATGTTCCAGAATCGAGCGCTGTCCCTAAAGGGAAAGCAACTGTGGTGACAGTCGCAAAGCAGAAGGGTGGATGGAAAAGAGGAGTTGCCATATTCGACTTCATTCTCAGACTAGGAGCTATCGTGGCTGCTTTAGCCGCCGCATCCACCATGGGTACTAGTGGCGAGACTCTCCCATTTTTCACCCAGTTCTTCCAGTTCCAAGCAAACTACAATGATTTGCCCACTTTTCA GTTTTTCGTCATCGCAATGGCAATAGTTGCTGGGTACCTAGTCCTGTCGCTCCCCTTTTCCATTGTATCCATCGTTCGGCCGCATGCAATCGGACCGAGACTGCTGCTCCTCATTTTAGACACA gtGGCGCTTACTCTAAATACTTCTGCTGCCGCTGCAGCTGCTGCCATAGTCTACTTGGCTCATAACGGCAATAGCAACACGAATTGGCTGGCTATATGTCAACAATTTGGTGGTTTCTGTCAGAAAGTGAGTGGGGCCGTGGTGGCGTCGTTCGTTTCAGTGGTTGTgttcattttccttattttgtTATCTGCTTTGGCCATCCGAAGGGTTTGA